A single genomic interval of Bacillus sp. es.036 harbors:
- a CDS encoding glycoside hydrolase family 13 protein, whose translation MTNAWWKKSTIYQIYPKSFNDTTGNGVGDIPGIIEKLDYLNKLGIDVIWLSPVYDSPQEDNGYDIRNYRIIDELFGSMEDMEKLLEESHKRGIKIVMDLVVNHTSDEHPWFVESKNSKNNKYRDYYIWRDGKANGEPPTNWGSIFSGSAWRYENTTDQYYLHLFAEKQPDLNWENQELRTDIYDMMNYWMDKGIDGFRMDVINFISKHYPFSNGEVKEGDKYGDPGPYFLNGPRIHEFIKEMHREVLKGRDVMTVGEMPGAAPDDAKAYTDPENEELDMIFTFEHMSLDEQGGDKWNLKPLDLRDLKENFEKWQTALYGIGWNSLYWNNHDQPRIVSRFGNDQEYREKSAKMLATCLHMMQGTPYIYQGEELGMTNVRFDQLEGYQDIETLNMFKEKQELGWSTDRIMNAIYTKGRDNARTPMQWDDSPHAGFTTGTPWLQVNENHLTINAEESLKDSTSVFYYYQQLIQLRKDMDVISEGSFQLIMRESEKVFAYERKGEQESLIIMCNFSGDEVKVDSDVVERIQGASVVISNEAGSGEIEVLRPFEGTVYKVY comes from the coding sequence ATGACAAACGCATGGTGGAAGAAAAGTACGATCTATCAGATTTACCCAAAGAGCTTTAATGATACGACAGGAAATGGAGTGGGGGACATTCCCGGTATTATTGAGAAACTCGATTATCTGAATAAACTCGGAATCGATGTGATCTGGCTTTCCCCAGTCTATGATTCGCCTCAAGAAGACAATGGATATGATATACGAAATTATAGGATTATTGATGAATTATTCGGTTCGATGGAAGATATGGAGAAGTTGTTGGAGGAATCCCATAAGAGGGGAATCAAGATTGTGATGGATCTTGTGGTGAACCATACCTCTGATGAACATCCGTGGTTCGTGGAATCAAAGAATAGCAAAAACAATAAGTACCGTGACTATTATATTTGGCGAGATGGAAAAGCAAATGGAGAACCGCCAACGAATTGGGGATCCATTTTCAGCGGGTCGGCTTGGAGATATGAAAACACCACTGATCAGTACTATTTGCATCTGTTTGCAGAAAAACAACCTGACTTGAACTGGGAGAACCAAGAGCTCCGCACCGACATCTATGACATGATGAACTACTGGATGGATAAAGGGATAGATGGATTCCGTATGGACGTCATCAATTTCATTTCCAAGCACTATCCTTTCTCAAATGGGGAAGTCAAAGAAGGGGACAAGTATGGAGATCCAGGCCCATATTTCCTGAATGGCCCTAGAATCCATGAATTTATAAAAGAGATGCACCGAGAAGTATTGAAAGGCCGCGATGTCATGACCGTTGGGGAAATGCCAGGAGCGGCACCTGATGATGCAAAAGCGTACACGGATCCAGAGAACGAAGAACTGGATATGATCTTTACGTTCGAGCACATGTCACTGGACGAACAGGGGGGCGACAAGTGGAATCTAAAGCCGCTTGACCTCCGTGATCTGAAGGAGAATTTTGAAAAGTGGCAGACGGCCCTCTACGGTATCGGTTGGAACAGTTTGTATTGGAACAACCATGATCAGCCCCGTATCGTCTCCCGCTTCGGAAATGACCAGGAATATAGGGAGAAATCTGCAAAAATGCTCGCCACCTGCCTGCACATGATGCAAGGGACACCTTACATCTACCAAGGGGAAGAGTTAGGTATGACAAATGTTCGGTTTGATCAGTTGGAAGGTTATCAGGATATTGAAACCTTGAACATGTTCAAAGAAAAACAAGAACTGGGCTGGTCTACCGATCGAATCATGAACGCGATCTATACAAAAGGCCGTGATAATGCCAGAACGCCGATGCAGTGGGACGACTCGCCACATGCAGGGTTTACAACAGGTACCCCTTGGCTTCAAGTGAACGAAAATCATCTGACGATCAATGCTGAGGAATCCTTAAAAGATTCAACGTCTGTTTTCTACTATTATCAACAACTCATACAGCTTCGAAAAGACATGGATGTTATATCGGAAGGCTCTTTCCAACTCATAATGAGAGAGTCGGAGAAGGTTTTTGCTTATGAGCGAAAAGGGGAACAGGAATCACTTATTATTATGTGCAATTTCTCAGGTGATGAGGTGAAAGTGGATTCGGATGTTGTGGAGCGGATTCAGGGGGCTTCTGTAGTGATATCTAATGAGGCTGGTTCTGGGGAGATTGAGGTTTTGCGACCCTTCGAAGGAACTGTGTATAAGGTTTATTAA